A region of Cyanobacteria bacterium GSL.Bin1 DNA encodes the following proteins:
- a CDS encoding type II toxin-antitoxin system HicB family antitoxin: protein MDFYTVVLRPSQKYWVALCLENGIVGQGNTQDQAIAKLKEAIESFQEIYESQPSIYNNPISIKELHEFLTLESKEPVLESYEFRAVYA, encoded by the coding sequence ATGGATTTTTACACGGTTGTTTTGCGTCCAAGTCAAAAGTATTGGGTTGCTTTATGCCTTGAAAATGGAATTGTCGGACAAGGGAATACCCAAGATCAGGCAATTGCCAAGTTAAAAGAAGCAATCGAGTCGTTCCAAGAAATTTATGAGTCTCAACCTAGTATTTATAACAATCCCATTTCAATCAAGGAATTACACGAATTTTTAACCTTGGAGTCAAAAGAACCTGTCTTAGAGTCTTACGAATTTAGAGCGGTTTATGCCTAA
- a CDS encoding addiction module toxin, HicA family, with translation MPKNVPSLKPQQLIRLLKKAGCSFYREGKGDHSLYTRVVEGKTKIVPIDMGAKEMSPAYVLRIFRQFGLTDEEIEDLLK, from the coding sequence ATGCCTAAGAATGTCCCTTCATTAAAGCCACAACAACTAATTCGACTCTTGAAGAAGGCAGGATGCAGTTTTTATCGTGAAGGAAAAGGAGATCACAGTCTTTATACTCGCGTAGTGGAAGGTAAAACCAAAATCGTCCCAATTGATATGGGAGCCAAAGAAATGTCCCCTGCTTATGTCCTACGGATTTTTCGTCAATTTGGATTGACCGATGAGGAGATTGAAGACTTGCTGAAATAG
- a CDS encoding WYL domain-containing protein translates to MRLLQFFFSALWVIGYVGNGILFLYIEWSYLRQGWVQIFNPFLHVQVLLTLLSTPLFWILLAIAIVGYYLTTTIEQKIDRKEKASNTGLDKNLSISPPASTNTQSQLSSSSPKHEEKNRQPDHKSTKQQVELLEWAIQSSQKAQFDYENRYGSKSHRTVTPVQFQTIGETLCLEAYCHLRKSKRVFSVERIKNISIVSPNEASYNTPPSSAKIKPKSSGNTSRTLERIYISYSTNDLEKTADSNWSSVDVLKEIYYELGFRSRIRAHRLREKISKRLAQLESTQFVWPTTTANIGSQNLPNDAFKYEEGLLRHYGYKVGIHGLNQSERLEILDSIFLRPLIPMNNYEYLNEWGEPKTAQRLQKLAESIAAFTRNAKRRNDKNFGKAIQDWETDLAYLKSTYYDNCFSFRWPHT, encoded by the coding sequence ATGAGGCTATTACAATTCTTCTTTTCAGCTCTTTGGGTTATAGGTTACGTCGGAAACGGTATTCTTTTTCTCTATATTGAGTGGTCTTATTTACGTCAAGGGTGGGTTCAAATATTCAATCCCTTCCTGCATGTGCAAGTTCTCCTAACTCTCTTATCCACACCGCTTTTCTGGATTTTGTTAGCGATAGCCATTGTGGGATATTACCTGACGACAACGATTGAACAGAAAATTGATAGGAAGGAGAAAGCAAGTAATACTGGATTAGATAAAAATTTATCAATTTCGCCACCTGCATCAACTAATACTCAGTCTCAACTTTCTTCTTCTTCTCCAAAACATGAAGAAAAGAATAGGCAACCTGATCATAAATCTACAAAACAGCAGGTTGAATTACTTGAATGGGCAATTCAGAGTAGCCAGAAAGCACAGTTTGACTATGAGAACCGTTATGGGTCAAAGAGCCATCGTACAGTCACACCAGTTCAATTCCAGACTATAGGAGAAACTTTATGTTTAGAAGCTTACTGTCACTTAAGGAAGTCAAAGAGAGTATTTTCAGTTGAACGTATAAAAAATATAAGTATTGTTTCTCCGAATGAGGCAAGCTATAACACTCCCCCATCCTCAGCAAAAATCAAGCCTAAATCTTCTGGCAATACTTCGAGAACTCTAGAGCGTATATATATTAGTTACTCTACAAATGACCTGGAGAAAACTGCCGATTCCAATTGGAGTAGCGTGGACGTTCTAAAAGAAATTTATTATGAACTAGGCTTTCGTTCTCGCATAAGGGCACATAGGTTGCGTGAGAAGATTTCCAAAAGATTAGCCCAATTGGAGAGTACACAATTTGTTTGGCCGACTACAACGGCTAATATCGGTTCGCAAAACTTGCCAAATGATGCATTTAAATATGAAGAAGGATTACTACGACATTATGGGTACAAAGTTGGTATTCATGGATTGAACCAAAGTGAGCGATTAGAAATTCTGGACTCTATTTTCCTACGTCCACTAATACCCATGAATAATTATGAGTATCTAAATGAGTGGGGTGAACCTAAGACTGCTCAGAGATTGCAAAAGTTGGCTGAATCTATCGCGGCATTTACTCGTAATGCAAAGCGTCGTAATGATAAAAATTTTGGTAAAGCTATTCAAGATTGGGAAACCGACTTAGCATATTTAAAGTCAACTTATTATGATAATTGTTTTTCGTTTAGATGGCCTCATACATAA